The DNA region ATATTCGATTAAATAATTGTCTCACAAAAAACTTTGAAACCacttttggagaaaaaaaaatgtaaaaattacattttaaaccttataatttaagagatataacaaattaaatgttATAGGTTCAAaggtaacaaattaaacccttagtttatttttaaatccaaaTACAATGTGGTTCCACTTAAATAATTTGAGGCTTATTATGATACTTTTGAAATCttaggtttaatttgttacacctCTACATTATTAGGATTTCaaatgtatgttttttttttaaataaaaaaaaagcattattaggagagaaagagataaagggggaaaagacaaaaaacaaaaaacaaaaaaacaaaaaagaaaaagaaaaatgcaagcAAATAAGCTACCAAAAGGTCCAAAACTCACAcatttagcacaaaaattaccaaaaattatattttttaataaatatcatGCAAATAAGGTACTAAAAATTACAGGATGCTCAAATGGACACTTAAATGGTTtggtgtttggtttgtttttgtttttttttttttttttaaatatcaagtTAGATTTCTAAATTATTAGAGTtttcaatgtattttttttataaaattattattgagaggaagaaaagtcaaaaaagaaatactcaagCAAAATTTGctcaacaatattttttaagaaaaaatattagatAGATAGTAGGCGTTTGAACTTATTTAGTAAGTTGGACAAACTCAAGTTTCaacccaaaatcgagtttctcaAACTTGATTTACATCTGaccttgatttaaaaaaaaaaaaaaaaacatagaacttgagttctatttaaaaaaaaaaaaaacagaattcgTGTTTCTtaaacttgagtttttttttggtttacagcatggaactcgagtcccacctttaaaaaaaaaaaaaaaatcaaagtcaaaTATAAATCAAGTTTGAGAAGTTCGATTTTGggttggaactcgagttccaaaaaccAGTCTAACTTATTTACGCATAGCCacataatattttccaaaaaactgTACTGTTGAGCAAATTTTGCCAAAAACTCATATACCTCTGCTATTAGTGAAAATGGAAAATTGTAATATTTCccgggaaaaaagaaaaaagaaaaaaaaagaatttccaTAATCCACTAGTTTGGACTTGGAAAAACCCAAGACCCATATGCTAATTCACTAAACCCCATTTCCAAAAACCCAACCTCCTCTCACTCTCGCTCTCACTAATGGCAGCCCTCAAGCTTCTTCTCTCCCAAGCTCGCCGCCATTGCCTCTCCAAACCCTCATTCCCCCACCGGTCCCTCTGTTCTTCTTCCTCAACCTCctcaaaccctaaccctaactcCGAATCTCCAGCTAAACCCTCGCAATCCGTACCCATCCAACCAGTCTCCTACACCGTAAAACCCAAAGACCCCTCCACTCCCGACCAACCCACTCCTCAATCCCCAACGCCACCGCCATTCCCGCCTCGTCAACAACCTCGCAACCCGCAGCAGCAAGAAACGCCGTCGTTATGGTCCCGCGAGGACATCCGGTACGTCAAGGACGTGCCGAACATATCCCCGGTCTCGTACCCATCGCGCGTGGCGCCACTTCCCGAGGATAAGGTCTCCGCCGATGGAGAAGAGGCGAATAAGGAGCAGAGATTGGAGAGCAGCGAAGAgatggagagggagagaaggagaATCGAAGCGGAAGGTCGAATGAGGAGAAGGGTTTTTAGGGTTTCAGAGGAAGAGAACGTGGCTGTCCCTTTTCCTATGCTCATCAAGAAGAAGGAGAGCAAGGAAAAGCCTGCTCCTCTTGATTTGGTGGAGGCTATTCGACTTGTCAAGGTCAGCGTACAACCACAATAAGCTTCTagtcttttttcatttcagAAATGTAGGAAATGTTAGTTaggactatttttttttttttttggattcatttggtatttggattttttgaGGATATTTGATAATTGTTGCAACTAATCTGATCATAAGTGTTGCATTTtaagtcattaaaaaaaaaaaacgttattgCTAAAATCTTTGTGATGTTTCTAGTTATTTTTCAGGCTAGTGCCATAAAGAATTTCGACGAAACTATTGAAGCACATGTAAGATTGGCTATTAAGAAAGAGCGAACTGATCAGGTGTGTGCTGGTTTTGTCTGAGACTTGACTAAATTTTGTGTCTTGTTGAAGTAATTCTGAATGGTTGATGCCAAATTGTTGGAATGGTTGATAATATATTTGCCTCCGAAGTGGTTTGAATATAACAGTGGGATGTTGTATTAATCCCATGTTTTCCTCTAAACTACTAGGCCTCATTCTCTAAAACTGATAAGATGCCTTAAACACCAATTTTCTGCTGGTGCACAACCCCAACAACTAATGGAATTTCTGTATGAAGAAAAAATCCTCACCCTTTAAGCTTTAAACCCACCTCACAATTCTCAATATT from Castanea sativa cultivar Marrone di Chiusa Pesio chromosome 6, ASM4071231v1 includes:
- the LOC142641328 gene encoding uncharacterized protein LOC142641328, producing the protein MAALKLLLSQARRHCLSKPSFPHRSLCSSSSTSSNPNPNSESPAKPSQSVPIQPVSYTVKPKDPSTPDQPTPQSPTPPPFPPRQQPRNPQQQETPSLWSREDIRYVKDVPNISPVSYPSRVAPLPEDKVSADGEEANKEQRLESSEEMERERRRIEAEGRMRRRVFRVSEEENVAVPFPMLIKKKESKEKPAPLDLVEAIRLVKASAIKNFDETIEAHVRLAIKKERTDQIVHGSLILPHGVAKVVRVAFFAEGADADEARAAGADIVGGVELIEEIASSNKFNVDKCFATPQLVLRLNKIASFLKERHLLPDRKSGTVTSDVSGAIKAARLGRIHFKMDKTSIVHVGLGKASFTEESIRENIGAFMNALLIAKPASLKKASKYAGYVNSFHICSTMGPGFPISIQSLSKAADHFHKVNIN